One Ursus arctos isolate Adak ecotype North America unplaced genomic scaffold, UrsArc2.0 scaffold_15, whole genome shotgun sequence genomic region harbors:
- the PLEKHG4B gene encoding pleckstrin homology domain-containing family G member 4B yields MALSAADGGSGTKDLESLDTYIQNTLSALYPPFEATAATVLWQLFSVAERLHGGDGLRCLTDFLIPAKRALQHLQQEACARYTGLIFFHEGWPLCIHEKVVVQLASLRGVRLRPGDFYLQVTSVGKQSARLVLKCLSQLGRGSEEVTVPEAMYSCVFTGEFLEWLNGERNSVPLQNCLLTSGSAVFRTPWSNVTDPIFVPTFRTVLPPCSCSGPEQPPSRSTSRALAAAPAMANTRPWETTPSSNTPTPPHCHRHPGSDQSSHQPSPGRAGLEGPRSPFGSSNGGLIGVGPSQPGPCEGPRRSLDATDKRDGPQALTVCEDRGSPSCRRQLPRDPACMESRRWFRKSYMEALRNPMPLGSSSEESLGEEACSSQTTGARAAASPTEKEMPSSWGDPVESPHQEKRPGATRSTLPRRSRSWDRSLRSWRGDTRRASQHSVSSRLGGLLGGQAEGTRSAGSSCPPCTPAESPAGVDGDSSTFRGHDPGRISDVLVEPLCPERGEQPPSTGDVPNQAPRQVLEVSQELLHSGVITLPGTRDHQGRAVVQVCARGPLWSSKHTSSFELTRLLQYFHSIPRKEVQELGLVILVDAREGPAAPALFQALTALQNASPSIIHSIVMLVNKESGFRPDKDGTIQCEVVGSLKALHKLVDSSQLTADLDGSFPYSHSDWISFRRKLEPFTTNCKDAIVFLQNSVHSLNTPRTLSTAQEVTDLIGKHKATMKFVLEDALLVALRLEGGTMLARLRREQLGTSQDCRDAIEVASRLYDQVDEEVHRLVLASNRCLQELEGLREVRTLQEGQGHVDGGVQQCAECLEHLGPEPVTEYLKSCHQEATELTAQSFPGASTVAAGLGSQRALRQWHALGLQSPQTRLCFQEALSEVSPDPGSPPLDQRPLKHELARGAERRHCEPSWMPPTDPEGHAGEQAHLLPGLPGQASLCRQEGEHLAPGVPSPHDSPTYSSEPNQTPTTHPRKHPLKKIMRKTRSFEIAQLDSGPRDAHWPGHTGVFIRGLEVTSTMASEKKPPPRPHAESPLVTRNRSLSSPSRTHRSEEDRRRQAGSSRLQHIMAEMLSTEREYVRSLGYVIDNYFPEMERTDLPQDLRGKRSVVFGNLEKLYDFHRQHFLAELERCQHCPLAAGRGFLRHEEQFGMYALYSKNKPQSDALLCSHGNAFFKDKQRELGDKMDLASYLLKPVQRMGKYALLLQDLVREAGCCPAWEQELGELRAAEDVVRFQLRHGNDLLAMDAVRGCDVNLKEQGQLRCQDEFIVCCGRKKSLRHVFLFEDLILFSKTKKVDGSYDTYTYKQSFKTAEIGMTENVGDSGLRFEIWFRRRRKSQDTYILQASSAEVKTAWTHVIGQILWRQALRNREVRMQEMVSMGIGDKPFTDIQPSNAAISDRAVKKGAESWTRAPVVVPPSDHAAPFKRPHSTISDSSTSSSGSQSSALGPLSLQACASPALLSSAYCPWPYDMRTCLEEEDELEQETGSPPSMLTEGTSSGDSGLGLPGLFSEEGHQSASPAVPRRGSQPQMHSQYTTTL; encoded by the exons GCCAGGTACACGGGCCTCATCTTCTTCCACGAAGGCTGGCCGCTGTGCATCCATGAGAAGGTGGTGGTGCAGCTGGCATCCCTCCGCGGAGTCAGGCTCAGGCCTGGGGACTTCTACCTGCAAGTCACATCAGTGGGGAAGCAGTCAGCCAGATTGGTTTTAAAATGCCTCTCCCAGCTTGGCCGGGGCTCGGAAGAAGTCACTGTCCCCGAGGCCATGTACAGCTGTGTCTTCACGGGAGAGTTCCTGGAATGGCTGAATGGGGAGCGTAACAGTGTCCCCTTACAAAACTGCTTGCTGACCTCAGGCTCCGCCGTCTTCCGTACCCCATGGAGTAATGTCACAGACCCCATCTTTGTGCCCACATTCAGAACTGTCCTGCCCCCCTGCAGCTGTTCTGGGCCTGAGCAGCCGCCCTCCAGGAGCACCTCCAGAGCTCTGGCCGCAGCACCAGCCATGGCCAACACCCGTCCCTGGGAGACCACCCCTTCCAGCAATACCCCAACCCCGCCCCACTGCCATCGACATCCTGGCAGTGACCAGTCCAGCCACCAACCTTCCCCAGGAAGAGCTGGGTTAGAAGGCCCTAGGAGCCCATTTGGGAGCTCCAACGGAGGCCTTATAGGGGTTGGGCCCTCACAGCCGGGCCCATGCGAAGGACCGAGAAGGAGCCTGGATGCCACAGACAAAAGGGACGGCCCCCAGGCCCTCACTGTCTGTGAGGACAGGGGCAGCCCAAGCTGCAGAAGGCAGTTGCCCAGGGACCCAGCCTGCATGGAGTCCAGACGCTGGTTCAGAAAGTCCTACATGGAAGCCCTGCGGAACCCCATGCCCCTGGGCTCCAGTTCCGAAGAGTCCCTTGGGGAAGAGGCCTGCAGCTCCCAGACCACGGGGGCCAGGGCAGCAGCCAGCCCGACCGAGAAGGAAATGCCCAGCTCCTGGGGAGACCCTGTGGAGAGCCCACATCAGGAAAAACGTCCAGGAGCCACAAGGAGCACCCTTCCCAGGAGGTCTCGGTCCTGGGACAGGTCCCTCAGGAGCTGGCGAGGTGACACGCGGCGAGCCTCCCAGCACTCAGTCAGCAGCAGGCTGGGAGGTCTCTTAGGAGGACAAGCCGAGGGGACCAGAAGTGCAGGCTCCAGCTGCCCCCCATGCACCCCAGCGGAGAGTCCAG CTGGTGTCGACGGAGACAGCAGCACCTTCCGAGGGCATGATCCTGGCCGGATTTCAGACGTGCTTGTTGAGCCGCTGTGCCCCGAGAGAGGAGAACAGCCACCCAGCACGGGAGATGTGCCCAACCAGGCGCCTAGGCAGGTGCTGGAGGTCAGCCAGGAGCTCCTGCACTCCGGGGTCATCACCCTCCCAG GGACCCGAGACCACCAGGGGAGAGCAGTGGTGCAGGTGTGCGCGAGGGGCCCGCTCTGGTCCAGCAAACACACCTCCAGCTTCGAGCTGACCCGCCTGTTGCAGTACTTCCACAGCATCCCCAG gaaAGAGGTGCAGGAGCTGGGACTGGTCATCCTGGTGGACGCTCGCGAGGGTCCGGCTGCCCCTGCTCTCTTCCAGGCTCTGACAGCGCTGCAG aACGCATCTCCTTCCATAATTCATAGTATTGTGATGTTGGTGAATAAAGAATCAGGATTTAGGCCTGACAAAGATGGAACAATTCAG TGTGAGGTGGTAGGCTCCCTGAAGGCCTTGCACAAGCTTGTTGACAGCTCGCAGCTGACCGCAGACCTCGATGGCTCCTTTCCCTATAGCCACAGTGACTGGATCTCCTTCCGTAGG AAGCTGGAGCCCTTCACCACAAATTGCAAGGATGCCATTGTTTTCCTACAAAATTCAGTCCACTCCCTGAATACCCCCAGGACTCTAAGCACAGCACAG GAGGTCACAGACTTAATCGGCAAGCATAAAGCAACGATGAAGTTTGTGCTGGAAGACGCACTGCTGGTCGCCCTCCGGCTGGAAGGGGGCACCATGCTGGCACGGCTGAGGAGGGAGCAGCTTGGTACCAGCCAAGACTGCCG GGATGCCATCGAGGTCGCCTCCAGGCTGTACGACCAAGTGGACGAAGAGGTCCATCGGCTTGTCCTTGCCTCCAACAGGTGTCTGCAGGAGCTGGAGGGACTTCGGGAAGTGAGGACGCTCCAGGAGGGACAAGGCCAC GTGGATGGCGGGGTGCAGCAGTGCGCTGAGTGCCTGGAGCACCTGGGCCCGGAGCCGGTCACCGAGTATCTGAAGAGCTGTCACCAGGAGGCCACAGAGCTGACTGCGCAGAGCTTCCCCGGGGCCAGCACGGTGGCGGCCGGCCTGGGCAGCCAGCGAGCGCTGCGTCAGTGGCACGCCTTAGGGCTGCAGAGCCCACAGACCCGACTCTGCTTCCAAGAGGCCCTGTCTGAGGTTAGCCCAGACCCTGGCTCCCCGCCTCTGGACCAGAGACCCCTGAAGCATGAGCTTGCCCGGGGGGCCGAGAGGAGGCACTGTGAGCCATCCTGGATGCCCCCCACTGACCCGGAGGGCCACGCTGGGGAGCAAGCCCACCTGCTGCCTGGCCTCCCTGGACAAGCCTCTCTGTGCAGGCAGGAGGGTGAACATCTGGCCCCAGGCGTGCCTTCCCCACATGACAGCCCCACCTACTCCTCTGAGCCCAACCAgacacccaccacccaccccaggaAACATCCCCTGAAGAAAATTATGAGGAAAACACGAAGCTTTGAGATTGCTCAGCTTGACAGTGGCCCCAGGGATGCCCACTGGCCAGGCCACACCGGGGTCTTCATCAGGGGCCTAGAGGTGACCAGCACCATGGCCTCCGAGAAGAAGCCCCCACCAAGGCCACATGCTGAGAGCCCCCTGGTCACTCGGAACCGGAGTCTGTCCTCTCCCTCCAGGACCCACCGCTCTGAGGAGGACAGGAGGAGGCAAGCAGGAAG CAGCCGACTGCAGCACATAATGGCCGAGATGCTTTCCACGGAGAGGGAGTATGTTAGGTCCTTAGGGTATGTCATCGACAACTACTTTCCGGAAATGGAAAGAACAGACCTGCCCCAGGACCTTCGAGGGAAGCGCAGCGTTGTCTTTGGGAACCTGGAGAAGCTCTATGACTTCCACCGCCAGCATTTCCTCGCGGAGCTGGAGCGCTGCCAGCACTGCCCCTTGGCGGCGGGCCGCGGGTTCCTGAGACAC GAGGAACAGTTTGGCATGTATGCACTCTACAGCAAGAACAAGCCCCAGTCGGACGCCCTGCTCTGCAGCCATGGCAACGCCTTCTTCAAG GACAAGCAGCGGGAGCTGGGCGACAAGATGGACTTGGCCTCCTACTTGCTGAAGCCCGTGCAGCGCATGGGCAAGTATGCACTGCTCCTCCAGGACCTGGTCAGGGAGGCTGGCTGCTGCCCCGcctgggagcaggagctgggcGAGCTTCGGGCCGCCGAAGACGTGGTCCGCTTCCAGCTGCGCCACGGAAATGACCTGTTGGCAATGGACGCTGTCCGAGGCTGTGAC GTGAATCTGAAGGAGCAGGGGCAGCTGAGGTGCCAGGACGAGTTTATCGTGTGCTGTGGAAGGAAAAAGTCTCTGAGGCACGTGTTCCTCTTTGAAGACCTCATCCTGTTTAGCAAGACCAAAAAGGTGGACGGGAGCTATGACACCTATACGTACAAACAGTCCTTCAAG ACAGCAGAGATTGGGATGACAGAGAACGTCGGAGACAGCGGCTTGAGGTTTGAGATCTGGTTCCGCAGGCGGCGAAAGTCCCAGGACACCTACATTCTCCAGGCCAGCTCTGCAGAGGTCAAGACGGCCTGGACCCACGTGATAGGGCAAATCCTGTGGCGGCAGGCTCTGCGGAACAGAG AAGTCAGAATGCAAGAAATGGTGTCAATGGGGATAGGCGACAAACCGTTCACGGACATCCAGCCCAGCAACGCAGCCATAAGTGACCGGGCTGTCAAGAAGGGAGCAG AGTCGTGGACCCGAGCACCCGTGGTTGTGCCCCCCAGTGACCACGCCGCCCCCTTTAAGAGGCCACACTCCACCATCTCGGACAGCAGTACCTCTTCCTCTGGCAGCCAGTCGTCCGCCCTGGGGCCCCTGAGCCTGCAGGCAtgtgccagcccagccctgctgagCTCCGCCTACTGCCCCTGGCCCTACGACATGCGCACCTGCTTGGAGGAAGAGGATGAGCTGGAGCAGGAGACGGGGAGCCCGCCGTCCATGC